From the genome of Deinococcus sp. AJ005, one region includes:
- a CDS encoding heme-binding domain-containing protein — protein MASPQWADATTEALFVRACADCHSNRTVWPWYSNVAPVSWLVQRHVDEGRSKFNIHVPGFGRDADEAAQQVRSGKMPESTYPPLHPTARLNSAERAQLAQGLAATFGDDE, from the coding sequence ATGGCCAGTCCGCAATGGGCCGACGCCACCACCGAGGCGCTGTTTGTCCGCGCCTGCGCCGACTGCCACAGCAACAGGACGGTCTGGCCGTGGTACTCCAATGTTGCGCCGGTCTCGTGGCTGGTGCAGCGGCATGTGGACGAGGGCCGCAGCAAGTTCAACATTCATGTGCCCGGCTTTGGCCGCGACGCCGATGAGGCGGCCCAACAGGTTCGGAGCGGCAAGATGCCTGAGTCCACCTATCCGCCCCTGCACCCCACAGCCAGACTGAACAGCGCGGAGCGGGCGCAGCTTGCGCAGGGGCTGGCGGCCACCTTTGGCGACGATGAATAG
- a CDS encoding aminotransferase class I/II-fold pyridoxal phosphate-dependent enzyme: MTRDGSAPAAADALSAAQTAYDAIRAKGLKLNMQRGQPSDADFDLSNGLLGTLGETDLSMDGIDLRNYPGGIAGLPSARRMFADYLDVKAENVIVWNNASLELQGFVLTFALLHGVRGSTGPWVKGESKPKFIVTIPGYDRHFLLLQTLGFELVAVDMQHDGPDLDAIERLAAADANIKGILFVPTYSNPGGETISAEKAQRLAALKAAAPDFTILADDAYRAHHLGTPPETVNFVTLCRDAGHPDRAFVFASTSKITLAGAGLGFVATSEDNIKWMSKYLNAQSIGPNKPEQARHVKFLGSYPGGIDGLMRDHAALIAPKFRAVGETLRAELGEGDDFATWANPQGGYFISLDTTAPVAARVVELADAAGVSLTPAGATYPDGKDPGNRNIRIAPTRPPVGEVYIAMSAVAACIRLATEEYRAGQQAQGRS; encoded by the coding sequence ATGACCCGTGATGGTTCCGCACCTGCCGCCGCCGATGCCCTGAGCGCCGCCCAGACCGCCTACGACGCCATTCGCGCTAAAGGATTGAAGCTGAACATGCAGCGCGGCCAACCGTCCGACGCGGATTTTGACCTGTCCAACGGGCTGCTCGGTACGCTGGGCGAAACGGACCTGAGCATGGACGGCATCGACCTGCGGAACTATCCGGGCGGGATTGCCGGGCTGCCCAGCGCACGCAGGATGTTCGCGGACTATCTGGACGTGAAGGCCGAGAACGTGATCGTGTGGAACAACGCCTCTTTGGAATTGCAGGGCTTCGTGCTGACCTTCGCGCTGCTGCACGGCGTGCGCGGCAGCACAGGGCCGTGGGTGAAGGGCGAGAGCAAGCCCAAATTCATCGTGACCATCCCCGGCTATGATCGGCACTTCCTGCTGCTCCAGACCCTGGGCTTTGAGCTGGTGGCTGTGGACATGCAGCACGACGGCCCCGATCTGGACGCCATCGAGCGGCTGGCGGCAGCGGACGCGAACATCAAGGGCATCCTGTTCGTGCCCACCTACAGCAATCCCGGCGGCGAGACCATCAGCGCCGAGAAGGCGCAGCGGCTGGCCGCGCTGAAAGCTGCTGCCCCCGACTTCACCATCCTGGCCGATGACGCCTACCGCGCGCACCATCTGGGCACGCCGCCCGAAACAGTCAACTTCGTGACGCTGTGCCGGGACGCGGGGCACCCGGACCGGGCCTTCGTGTTTGCCAGCACCAGCAAGATCACGCTGGCGGGGGCGGGGCTGGGGTTCGTGGCGACCAGCGAGGACAACATCAAATGGATGTCGAAGTACCTGAATGCCCAGAGCATCGGCCCCAACAAGCCCGAGCAGGCGCGGCACGTCAAATTTCTGGGCAGTTATCCCGGCGGCATCGATGGCCTGATGCGGGACCACGCCGCCCTGATTGCTCCCAAATTCCGCGCGGTGGGCGAGACCCTGCGTGCCGAACTGGGCGAGGGCGACGACTTTGCGACCTGGGCCAATCCACAGGGCGGCTATTTCATCAGCCTGGACACCACCGCCCCAGTCGCCGCCCGTGTGGTGGAACTGGCCGACGCGGCGGGCGTGAGTCTGACCCCCGCCGGGGCCACCTACCCGGACGGCAAGGACCCCGGCAACCGCAATATCCGTATTGCGCCAACGCGCCCGCCCGTGGGCGAGGTCTATATCGCCATGAGCGCCGTCGCCGCGTGCATCCGCCTAGCCACCGAGGAATACCGCGCCGGGCAGCAGGCGCAGGGCCGTTCCTGA
- a CDS encoding SDR family oxidoreductase, which translates to MKVLFIGGTGIISSACSELALAQGMELYLLNRGESSRPVPDGAKVLRGDIRDPGSVRQALDDLEFDVVVDWVAFTPEHIETDLEFFSGRTKQYVFISSASAYQKPLGHLPITESTPLHNPFWGYSRDKIACEDRLTRAYREDGFPVTVVRPSHTYDRTLLPMDGGWTVVDRMRRGKPVIVHGDGTSLWTLTHHHDFAVGFVGLLGRPAVIGEAVQITGDEWLTWNQIFELVAGAAGVKAQLVHVPSEVIAAFAPDWGAGLLGDKAHSAVFDNSKIKRLVPEFNATIPYARGVREVLAWYDADPARQVVNGELDGLMDRIIGQIQSVRP; encoded by the coding sequence ATGAAGGTCCTGTTTATCGGCGGCACGGGCATCATCAGCTCGGCGTGTTCGGAACTGGCGCTGGCGCAGGGGATGGAGCTGTACCTGCTCAACCGGGGCGAGTCCTCCCGGCCTGTGCCCGACGGCGCAAAGGTCTTGAGAGGCGATATCCGCGATCCGGGCAGCGTGCGGCAGGCGCTGGATGATCTGGAATTCGACGTGGTGGTGGACTGGGTGGCTTTCACGCCCGAACACATCGAGACTGATCTGGAATTTTTTTCGGGCCGGACCAAGCAGTACGTGTTCATCAGTTCGGCCTCCGCGTACCAGAAGCCGCTGGGGCACCTGCCGATCACGGAATCCACGCCGCTGCACAACCCGTTCTGGGGGTATTCGCGCGACAAGATCGCCTGCGAGGACCGCCTGACCCGCGCCTACCGCGAGGACGGTTTCCCAGTAACAGTCGTGCGGCCCTCGCACACCTATGACCGCACGCTGCTGCCGATGGACGGCGGCTGGACCGTGGTGGACCGCATGCGCCGGGGCAAACCCGTGATCGTTCACGGCGACGGGACCTCGCTGTGGACCCTAACCCACCACCACGACTTTGCCGTGGGCTTCGTGGGACTGCTGGGCCGCCCAGCGGTGATCGGCGAGGCCGTGCAGATCACGGGCGATGAGTGGCTGACCTGGAACCAGATTTTTGAGCTGGTGGCCGGGGCAGCAGGCGTCAAGGCCCAGCTCGTCCACGTTCCATCCGAGGTCATTGCCGCCTTTGCCCCCGACTGGGGCGCGGGTCTGCTGGGCGACAAGGCCCACAGCGCCGTCTTCGACAACAGCAAGATCAAGCGTCTGGTGCCCGAATTCAACGCCACCATCCCCTATGCGCGCGGCGTGCGCGAGGTGCTGGCGTGGTACGACGCGGACCCGGCGCGGCAGGTGGTAAATGGGGAATTGGACGGGCTGATGGACCGGATTATCGGGCAGATTCAGAGCGTCAGGCCATAG
- a CDS encoding aldo/keto reductase → MTDKSTTTEQPNAADSGTFKIGGDLSVNRLGFGAMRVTGDGIWGDPADPEGVLETLRRLPELGVNLIDTADSYGPAVSEELIREALHPYDTVVIATKAGLTRTGPNVWTPVGRPEYLKQQAYISRRRLGVDRIDLWQLHRIDPDVPRDEQFGAIRELIEEGVIRHAGLSEVSVEEIEAAREVFPVSTVQNLYNLVNRKSEDVLDYCERENIGFLPWFPLAAGSLAKDGSVLDEVAKRLNASPSQVALAWVLKRSPVMLPIPGTGKVRHLEENVAAASLTLSDEDFKKLDEVGKQEWEKNQK, encoded by the coding sequence ATGACCGACAAATCAACGACAACCGAACAACCCAACGCTGCCGACAGCGGCACATTCAAGATCGGCGGAGACCTGAGCGTCAACCGCCTGGGCTTCGGTGCCATGCGGGTCACGGGCGACGGCATCTGGGGCGATCCCGCCGATCCCGAGGGCGTGCTGGAAACCCTGCGCCGCCTGCCTGAGCTGGGCGTCAACCTGATCGACACCGCCGACAGCTACGGCCCCGCCGTCAGCGAGGAACTGATCCGCGAGGCGCTGCACCCCTACGACACGGTGGTCATCGCCACCAAGGCCGGACTGACCCGCACCGGCCCCAATGTCTGGACGCCGGTAGGCCGCCCCGAGTACCTCAAGCAGCAGGCGTACATCTCGCGCCGCCGCCTGGGTGTGGACCGCATTGACCTGTGGCAACTGCACCGCATTGACCCCGACGTCCCGCGCGACGAGCAGTTCGGGGCCATCCGCGAGCTGATCGAGGAGGGCGTCATTCGCCACGCTGGACTCTCAGAAGTGAGTGTGGAAGAAATCGAGGCCGCCCGCGAGGTGTTCCCGGTGTCCACCGTTCAGAACCTCTACAACCTTGTGAACCGCAAATCCGAGGACGTGCTGGATTACTGCGAGCGCGAGAACATCGGGTTCCTGCCGTGGTTCCCGCTGGCGGCGGGCAGTCTGGCAAAGGACGGCAGCGTGCTGGACGAGGTCGCTAAGCGTCTGAATGCCAGCCCCTCGCAGGTGGCCCTGGCCTGGGTGCTGAAGCGCAGTCCGGTGATGCTTCCCATTCCCGGCACCGGCAAGGTCCGCCATCTGGAAGAAAACGTGGCCGCCGCCAGCCTCACCCTGAGCGACGAGGATTTCAAGAAACTCGACGAGGTGGGCAAGCAGGAGTGGGAGAAGAACCAGAAATAA
- a CDS encoding MarR family winged helix-turn-helix transcriptional regulator, giving the protein MPNHFAGNAAERAALDAYIKLWRGAHAVEVAANRHLADHGLTLSQFAVLEALYHLGPLSQRQLADKILRSSGNLTMVIDNLERDGQVSRERNPADRRAFQISLTVDGRSLIERILPGHVGGIRELFSVLEPDELQQLTILTRKIGLEAQRRDAERGEAETTRRAKV; this is encoded by the coding sequence ATGCCTAACCATTTTGCGGGTAATGCCGCCGAACGCGCCGCACTGGACGCCTATATCAAGCTGTGGCGGGGCGCGCATGCGGTTGAAGTCGCGGCCAACCGGCATCTGGCGGACCACGGTCTGACCCTCAGCCAGTTCGCGGTGCTGGAGGCGCTGTACCACCTGGGGCCGCTGAGCCAGCGCCAACTGGCCGACAAGATCCTGCGCTCCAGCGGCAACCTGACAATGGTTATCGACAACCTGGAGCGGGACGGACAGGTCAGCCGGGAGCGCAATCCGGCAGACCGCCGCGCCTTCCAGATTTCCTTGACAGTGGACGGGCGCAGCCTGATCGAGCGGATTTTGCCCGGCCATGTGGGCGGCATCCGGGAACTGTTCAGTGTGCTGGAACCGGATGAATTGCAGCAGCTCACCATTCTGACCCGCAAGATCGGACTGGAAGCCCAGCGCCGGGACGCGGAACGGGGCGAGGCGGAGACGACACGGAGAGCAAAGGTTTAG
- a CDS encoding type III polyketide synthase, which translates to MSSAVSLPVLRSLVTGTPPHQVAQSEIKEAARTLFPRMAARPHLLDVFGNAQIESRALSRPLEWYLESRGFGEKNAVFIEQARALITRLGAEALARAELRPTDIDAVIVVNTSGLSTPSLDAWLIESLGISRHAARLPVWGLGCAGGAAGLARAADLVRAGFKRVLYVAVELCSLTLVKGDESKSNFVGTALFSDGGAALVVTSPDVPGPPPLLSLRGAYSTLIENSEDIMGWDVVDDGLKVRFSRDIPSLVRGMMRGNVAEALAAHGWTQEEIITFIVHPGGVKVLAAYEEALDLPVGALDSSRKVLRDHGNMSSATVLFVLDEALKAGPQGKALLSAMGPGFSAEHVLLEF; encoded by the coding sequence ATGAGTTCTGCCGTTTCACTGCCCGTCCTGCGTTCCCTGGTGACCGGAACGCCGCCGCATCAGGTGGCCCAGTCTGAGATCAAGGAGGCGGCCCGTACGCTGTTTCCACGCATGGCCGCGCGCCCGCATCTGCTGGATGTGTTCGGCAACGCCCAGATTGAGTCGCGTGCCCTGTCGCGTCCGCTGGAGTGGTATCTGGAGTCGCGTGGCTTTGGCGAGAAGAACGCCGTGTTTATCGAGCAGGCCCGCGCTTTGATTACCCGGCTGGGGGCCGAGGCACTGGCCCGTGCCGAGCTTCGCCCCACCGACATCGACGCGGTGATTGTGGTCAACACCAGCGGCCTCAGCACGCCCAGCCTGGACGCGTGGCTGATTGAGTCGCTGGGAATCAGCCGTCACGCAGCGCGGTTGCCCGTGTGGGGTCTGGGCTGCGCGGGCGGCGCGGCAGGGCTGGCGCGGGCCGCCGATCTGGTGCGCGCAGGCTTCAAGCGCGTGCTGTACGTGGCGGTGGAACTGTGCAGTCTGACCCTCGTGAAGGGCGACGAATCCAAGAGCAACTTCGTGGGCACGGCGCTCTTTTCGGATGGTGGGGCGGCGCTGGTGGTCACGTCGCCCGATGTTCCCGGCCCGCCGCCGCTGCTGTCCCTTCGTGGCGCGTACAGCACCCTGATTGAAAACAGCGAGGACATCATGGGCTGGGATGTGGTGGATGATGGCCTGAAAGTACGCTTCAGCCGCGATATTCCATCGCTGGTGCGCGGCATGATGCGCGGCAACGTCGCTGAGGCGCTGGCTGCCCACGGCTGGACTCAGGAGGAGATCATTACGTTCATCGTCCATCCTGGCGGCGTCAAGGTGCTCGCCGCCTACGAGGAAGCGCTGGACCTGCCAGTAGGCGCGCTGGACAGCAGCCGCAAGGTGTTGCGTGACCACGGCAACATGAGCAGCGCCACCGTCCTCTTTGTGCTGGACGAAGCGTTGAAAGCCGGGCCGCAGGGAAAGGCACTGCTGAGCGCGATGGGGCCGGGTTTCAGCGCCGAGCATGTGCTGCTGGAATTCTGA
- a CDS encoding VOC family protein has translation MTSSPSSQTPPAQISPVQGLHHITVMASDPQRNIDFYTNVLGQRMVKVTVNFDDPGTYHLYYGDRTGQPGTIMTHFPWPAAARGVRGNGEIVATAYSAPAASYDYWLGRLTALGLEVRGGVRFGQPMLTVDDPDGTWVELVFEDGAPVEEWPASPIPPEYALRGFHSVTGWVRETGAVRDLLVRQLGFTEVGTEDDAEGQRTRFRGSGDDDGGAGVGLFVDVVERPGQPRGSFGAGSVHHVALRTRDDEQQTAYMGQLTAAGFRPTPVQDRQYFHSIYFRESNGILFEIATDAPGFPDDEAVDELGKHLKLPEWYEARRPTIEAHLPRIVSPEYGVTLGTRDLGTAPAIQEEAAPSGIQVFTAGRPLGEACVAAILLHGRGATAQDILSLEGELNLSAFTYLAPQADGNSWYPQSFLAPLEQNQPHLDVALATVDALLAELEAQGIPPQNVVLGGFSQGACLALEYASRSRVKLGGVVALSGALITLDGTDDLDGLPVFMGNAPDDAHIPLDRFEASAELLRSRGAAVDARVFPGLGHAINADELDAMRALMQGIVGRV, from the coding sequence ATGACTTCCTCTCCTTCCAGCCAGACTCCCCCGGCCCAGATCTCCCCGGTCCAGGGCCTGCACCACATCACCGTGATGGCCAGCGATCCGCAGCGCAACATCGACTTTTACACCAACGTTCTGGGGCAGCGCATGGTCAAGGTGACCGTGAATTTCGACGATCCCGGCACCTATCACCTGTACTACGGGGACCGTACCGGGCAGCCGGGCACGATCATGACCCACTTTCCCTGGCCCGCTGCGGCGCGCGGCGTGCGCGGCAACGGCGAGATCGTGGCGACGGCCTACAGCGCCCCGGCGGCCTCGTATGACTACTGGCTGGGCCGCCTGACCGCGCTGGGGCTGGAGGTGCGCGGGGGCGTGCGCTTCGGCCAGCCCATGCTGACTGTGGATGACCCGGACGGAACATGGGTGGAACTGGTCTTCGAGGACGGCGCACCCGTGGAAGAGTGGCCCGCCTCACCCATCCCGCCCGAATACGCCCTGCGTGGCTTTCATTCGGTCACGGGATGGGTCAGGGAAACCGGGGCCGTGCGCGATCTGCTGGTGCGCCAACTGGGCTTTACCGAAGTGGGCACCGAGGACGACGCGGAAGGCCAGCGCACCCGTTTCCGGGGCAGCGGCGATGACGATGGGGGCGCAGGTGTGGGCCTGTTCGTGGACGTGGTGGAACGGCCCGGTCAGCCGCGCGGCTCCTTCGGCGCGGGCAGCGTGCATCACGTCGCGCTGCGGACCCGCGACGACGAGCAGCAGACCGCCTACATGGGGCAATTAACGGCGGCAGGCTTCAGGCCCACGCCCGTGCAGGACCGCCAGTACTTCCACAGCATCTACTTCCGGGAAAGCAACGGCATCCTGTTTGAGATCGCCACCGACGCCCCCGGCTTCCCCGACGACGAGGCGGTGGATGAGCTGGGCAAGCACCTCAAGCTGCCTGAGTGGTACGAGGCCCGCCGCCCCACCATCGAGGCCCATCTGCCGCGCATCGTCAGTCCCGAATACGGCGTGACGCTGGGAACGCGGGACCTGGGAACGGCTCCGGCCATTCAGGAGGAAGCCGCACCCTCCGGCATTCAGGTGTTCACCGCCGGACGCCCGCTGGGCGAGGCGTGCGTGGCCGCTATTTTGCTACACGGGCGCGGGGCGACGGCGCAGGACATCCTCTCGCTGGAGGGGGAACTGAACCTGAGCGCCTTCACCTATCTGGCCCCGCAGGCGGACGGCAACAGTTGGTATCCGCAATCGTTCCTGGCCCCATTGGAACAGAACCAGCCGCATCTGGACGTCGCGCTGGCCACCGTGGACGCCCTGCTGGCCGAACTGGAAGCGCAGGGTATCCCGCCGCAGAACGTGGTGCTGGGCGGCTTCAGCCAGGGCGCTTGCCTGGCGCTGGAATATGCCAGCCGCAGCCGGGTCAAACTGGGCGGCGTGGTGGCGCTGAGCGGCGCACTGATCACGCTGGACGGAACGGACGATCTGGACGGCCTGCCCGTGTTCATGGGCAATGCCCCGGACGACGCACATATTCCGCTGGACCGCTTTGAGGCCAGCGCGGAACTGCTACGTTCACGCGGCGCGGCGGTGGATGCCCGCGTGTTTCCGGGGCTGGGCCACGCCATCAACGCCGACGAACTGGATGCCATGCGGGCGCTGATGCAGGGGATCGTCGGACGGGTCTAA
- a CDS encoding DUF2259 domain-containing protein, with protein sequence MRHLLTLTLAATVTLAAANERIPVNQVRFSPTSARVMVLSSGVQDGSGLGTASLKVFSTATGGLLYSRQKTADALPNTLRWNLLTTPPTPATLAAYGLTPGAVSAAKYNRVYPQPFPQWSDGLGAGQTGITNVALWSVLVPIKLSVYTLPSACPYGDLLGPGNAPTGFSLTVNTQTIHQDLSLPTDRKCAARYSLERVDLHGNRVLVTVRAYGPGFEGPDAVPIFIAATLR encoded by the coding sequence ATGAGACATCTGCTGACGCTGACCCTGGCCGCCACCGTCACGCTCGCTGCGGCGAACGAGCGCATTCCGGTCAATCAGGTGCGCTTCTCTCCGACCTCGGCGCGGGTGATGGTCCTGAGTTCGGGAGTTCAGGACGGCTCCGGCCTCGGCACGGCCAGTCTGAAGGTGTTCAGCACGGCTACGGGAGGACTGCTCTATAGCCGCCAGAAAACGGCAGACGCTCTGCCCAATACGCTGCGCTGGAATCTGCTGACCACGCCGCCCACTCCGGCCACGCTGGCTGCTTACGGCCTGACGCCGGGGGCCGTGTCCGCCGCGAAATACAACCGCGTGTATCCGCAGCCGTTCCCGCAGTGGAGCGACGGTCTGGGCGCGGGACAGACTGGAATCACCAACGTGGCCCTTTGGTCCGTGCTTGTCCCGATCAAGCTGAGCGTGTACACCCTGCCCTCGGCCTGCCCCTACGGTGATCTGCTGGGGCCGGGGAATGCGCCCACCGGATTCAGCCTGACCGTGAACACGCAGACCATTCACCAGGATCTGAGCCTGCCCACAGACCGCAAGTGCGCCGCCCGGTACTCGCTGGAGCGGGTGGACTTGCACGGCAACCGCGTGCTGGTGACCGTACGCGCCTATGGGCCGGGCTTCGAGGGGCCGGACGCCGTGCCTATCTTTATTGCGGCGACTCTGCGCTGA
- a CDS encoding NAD(P)-dependent oxidoreductase: MVKASAQTPPTGPVVLTGAAGRAGRTALKHLLEYGHEVIAVDTQPIPKPEGEFPGSLRAVLRADLTDLGQTLEVMHGAGSVVHLANIPAPDLQAPHHTFVQNVTMNHSVFTAATMLGLERVVWASSETTLGLPFDVPPHYAPVDEVHYPHPESSYALSKVVTETMAEDFARHSGIPFVALRFSNILGPEEYRRFPELAWPDPHARKWNLWGYIDERDAALACRLALSAPLQGASSFIIAAADTVMPQPSRTLMEQVFPGVPLRESLKDFETLLSIDHARDKLGFEPQHRWRDTLGEDGAANQGEQP, encoded by the coding sequence ATGGTGAAGGCCAGCGCCCAGACCCCTCCGACAGGACCCGTGGTGCTGACCGGCGCGGCAGGACGGGCCGGACGCACGGCCCTGAAGCATCTGCTGGAATACGGCCATGAGGTCATTGCTGTGGACACCCAGCCCATCCCCAAGCCAGAAGGCGAATTCCCCGGCTCCTTGAGAGCCGTTCTGCGCGCCGATCTGACCGACCTAGGCCAGACGCTGGAGGTCATGCACGGAGCGGGCAGCGTGGTTCATCTGGCCAATATTCCGGCCCCGGACCTTCAGGCCCCGCACCACACCTTCGTGCAGAACGTGACCATGAACCACAGCGTCTTTACAGCGGCCACCATGCTGGGGCTGGAGCGGGTGGTCTGGGCGTCCAGCGAAACGACGTTGGGCCTGCCCTTCGACGTGCCGCCCCACTACGCCCCGGTGGACGAGGTGCACTACCCACACCCCGAGTCGTCGTATGCCCTGAGCAAGGTGGTCACGGAGACGATGGCGGAGGATTTTGCGCGTCACTCGGGCATTCCTTTTGTGGCCCTGCGCTTCTCTAACATCCTGGGGCCGGAGGAGTACCGCCGTTTCCCGGAGCTGGCGTGGCCCGATCCCCACGCCCGCAAATGGAACCTGTGGGGCTACATCGACGAGCGGGACGCCGCGCTGGCCTGCCGTCTGGCGCTGAGCGCACCGCTCCAGGGGGCCAGCAGCTTCATCATCGCCGCCGCCGACACCGTCATGCCGCAGCCCTCGCGCACGCTGATGGAGCAGGTGTTTCCAGGGGTGCCCCTGCGCGAATCGTTGAAGGACTTCGAGACGCTGCTGAGCATTGACCACGCCCGCGATAAACTTGGCTTCGAGCCGCAGCACCGCTGGCGGGACACGCTGGGCGAGGACGGTGCAGCCAACCAGGGAGAGCAGCCATGA
- a CDS encoding heavy metal translocating P-type ATPase produces MTTPNTATPARLTEPSRQPRFNLSPQLRFAVLMTGLTLLGLLVGAAGQYLMNNPFVMWGGYLVAYLAGGIPAGREALHSLFAERKLDVDLLMVVAALGAASIGQAADGAILLFLFSLSNTLQDWAMGRTKNAISALMDLNPAGATVRRDGRERWCELGEIQIGDVLIVKPGERIAADARVTRGQTAVDESPITGESLPIDKTVGAELASGTVNLNGSVEAEVVRPAGDSTLARLVALMEQAQTAKSRTETVTERWESPYATAVLVLVPLVFALLRYGFNLSVDDSWYRAMTFMVVASPCAVVISTPAVMLSAMAAAARGGVLFKSSAAMDALARVNTVAFDKTGTLTQAKMTVARVLADDEAGALALAAGLESHSEHPIAQAVVTLARERGVSPVPVHNAQAVPGMGIEATLDTGELAWAGNLRLMTREGASLSPIQDAALRELNAEGSSTVIVGVGNRVLAVMGVADTLRPGIAEAIAGLRAAGVAHQVMLTGDKLEVAQAVAGQIGLTEYRAELLPEDKLRIMGELPGPLAMVGDGVNDAPALARADLGIAVASGTDVAIESADVVLMKNDLGKLAGAVKLAKDARRTVFLNLAFAFGVILIIAPLAVAGHIPLPLGVIAHEGGTVFVVFMGLRLLGHRL; encoded by the coding sequence ATGACCACCCCCAACACAGCCACGCCCGCCCGTTTGACCGAACCCAGTCGCCAGCCCCGTTTCAATCTGTCGCCCCAACTGCGCTTTGCCGTCCTCATGACGGGTCTGACCCTGCTGGGTCTTCTGGTGGGCGCGGCGGGGCAGTATCTAATGAACAATCCGTTCGTGATGTGGGGCGGTTACCTCGTCGCGTATCTGGCCGGGGGCATTCCCGCCGGGCGCGAGGCGCTGCACAGCCTGTTCGCGGAAAGGAAACTGGACGTCGATTTGCTGATGGTGGTGGCTGCCCTGGGCGCGGCGAGCATCGGGCAGGCGGCGGACGGGGCGATTTTGCTGTTCCTGTTCAGCCTGAGCAACACCCTCCAGGACTGGGCGATGGGCCGCACCAAGAACGCCATCAGCGCCCTGATGGACCTGAACCCGGCGGGGGCCACCGTGCGGCGCGACGGACGCGAACGCTGGTGCGAGCTGGGCGAGATTCAAATTGGCGACGTGCTGATCGTCAAACCCGGCGAGCGCATCGCCGCCGATGCCCGCGTGACGCGTGGGCAGACCGCCGTGGACGAGTCGCCCATCACCGGGGAAAGCCTGCCGATTGATAAGACGGTGGGCGCGGAACTGGCCTCCGGCACCGTCAACCTGAACGGCAGCGTGGAAGCCGAGGTGGTTCGCCCGGCGGGAGACAGCACACTGGCCCGGCTGGTGGCGCTGATGGAACAGGCGCAGACCGCCAAGAGCCGCACCGAGACCGTCACCGAGCGCTGGGAAAGCCCCTACGCGACGGCAGTGCTGGTGCTGGTGCCGCTGGTCTTCGCGCTGCTGCGCTACGGATTTAACCTGTCGGTAGACGACTCGTGGTACCGCGCCATGACCTTCATGGTGGTGGCCAGCCCCTGCGCGGTGGTGATCAGCACGCCCGCCGTGATGCTCAGCGCCATGGCGGCGGCGGCGCGCGGCGGCGTGCTGTTCAAGAGCAGCGCAGCGATGGACGCCCTGGCCCGCGTGAACACGGTGGCCTTCGACAAGACCGGCACGCTAACCCAGGCCAAAATGACCGTGGCCCGCGTGCTGGCCGACGATGAAGCGGGGGCGCTGGCGCTGGCCGCCGGACTGGAAAGCCACAGCGAACACCCCATCGCGCAGGCGGTGGTGACGCTGGCGCGTGAACGGGGCGTGTCTCCGGTCCCCGTCCACAACGCGCAGGCCGTGCCAGGCATGGGCATTGAGGCCACGCTGGACACTGGCGAGCTGGCCTGGGCCGGAAATCTCCGCCTGATGACGCGCGAGGGGGCCAGCCTCTCCCCCATTCAGGACGCCGCCCTGCGCGAGCTGAACGCCGAGGGCAGCAGCACCGTGATCGTGGGCGTGGGCAACCGCGTACTGGCCGTGATGGGCGTGGCCGATACGCTGCGCCCCGGCATCGCTGAAGCCATCGCGGGGTTGCGGGCGGCGGGCGTGGCCCATCAGGTCATGCTGACCGGAGACAAGCTGGAGGTGGCCCAGGCCGTGGCGGGCCAGATCGGCCTCACCGAGTACCGCGCCGAGTTGCTACCCGAGGACAAGCTGCGGATCATGGGCGAATTGCCTGGCCCGCTGGCGATGGTGGGCGACGGCGTGAACGACGCCCCGGCCCTGGCCCGCGCCGATCTGGGGATTGCCGTGGCCAGCGGCACCGATGTCGCCATCGAAAGCGCCGACGTGGTCCTGATGAAAAACGATCTGGGCAAGCTAGCCGGAGCCGTGAAGCTGGCGAAAGACGCCCGGCGCACCGTGTTCCTGAACCTGGCCTTCGCCTTCGGGGTCATTCTGATCATCGCGCCGCTGGCGGTGGCTGGGCACATCCCGCTGCCGCTGGGCGTCATCGCGCACGAGGGCGGCACCGTCTTCGTGGTGTTCATGGGGCTGCGCCTGCTGGGGCACCGGCTGTGA